The sequence GAACAAACTTTCTTTTACATATACAATAAAGGAAATAACATTGCTGGAAAATCTTATTTATaatgaattctttatttataTCCAATTTAGACACATTACATCAATAGATTGAGAGTCGAATTGTTAAGAATCgtaaaaacatcaaattcaGAACAGAAAACCATTCTTTATTTCACCGATATTTTAACGAATGGTCGCAACTTTTGCAGCAGGActaaaaatatctgaaaaatcaaCTCGATTAGTTCAAAAACCGCCAGTAAAGAAAGTCCGAGCCACAGTCCTATTGTACCGCCGATATCAGCCATCAGTCTGTTACCCTGGAAACAGAAATAGCGACATCTATGAGTGGAGGTAGGAATCAATAATTTAGAGGATAATCAATAAGAGATACCGTACATCATAGGATGGAAGCTGCTGAATCTTTTGAAAGTTGATTTCCTGATAATAAACATCCAAACGTACTGTGTTTTTCCTATAAATATATACCGGATATATAGTGTTCGACGGTGTCACCACCTAGTGGAAGTAAATAATCGATTATGCAAATCAGACTCACTTGCTTTCTAACGAAGAACCAAATTTGCGCTgtaaaaaatggaaaaagtTCATACGTCAACGAATTGATCTCGAGTTTACAGATTGATATTTCTGAGATTACCTTGTACATGTCGTTTGGCCATTGAGCTGACGAAATAGTCGCAGAAAAATCCACATTTCTACATttagaaaaaacaaatttccaCCATGAATAGAATTTTCATAGCTTGACCATAGAAGTTGATATTCGCCATTGAACTTACAGACAGTCCATTTGACAGTCACATGGTAAAAGCCCCAGGGACCAGTCATACAACAGTTCGTCCAAACACGCATCTTGTCTGGAACACGGTCTCGATTGATTCTGACTGGTTTCATTATCACCATTACTGACCAGATCAGAAAAGGCAGTCAAATTCAGCCCGAATGGAATCTCTTTCGAAAAACATTCACAGATACTAAACACATGCCTCTGGAAACACGTCTTATGACAACTCTGAAATAAGATTTGAAAAGAACCGAGGTTTAATATCGATTGATGTTTGACTCGGCGGTGAGACGACTATTAACTTACAGAAACAGTGTAATCAACCCCATAAACCTCGGAATAAACAGACTTCTTGTGTTGATTTATCAGACCGTTTGGTTGAACGCATTTATCGGGATGTGGATCCGGTAACCGAATTACTTCAACCTGAAATAGACAATTATCTATCAGCAGCAGAATGGGCCCTGCAATATAGGCTAAGATATATTTGCTCTGTTCAAAGGCTTATCATTCTTTAGAATTCTAGAGCTACGCATATTACCGAATTCCAAATAAAATTTTCATAGGCCTATATCCAAAACAGAACGAACCCGTTTAACGCTGATAGAAGTGAGTGCTCCAGGAGCTGCGTAATATCCATAATCCTCAGGAAAAGGCATATAACCTGGCTCGTTTATTGAAACGCGAACTCCTGCGATATCTGTGATATCCGGAATATATTCAAACGGTTCTATATCTAACTGTAACTGTAAACCTAAAACAGACGGATGTAAAATAATCATACATTTGTCATCAGTCATTATCTACTTCACACTGCGCCACGGGTGACTGAGTTTTGAAGGCAGAGTAATCTCCACGACCCGTGATCGAACGGGTCAGTCAATCGCCTTTGAGACCGGAGATCCGAGATCGAGCATCGCGAATTTTTCAGTATCATGTTCGGACGATGGTAATGGTCACTCACCGAAATCAGGACCAGTCCTGAATGATTTCCAAGCTTTGGCATTGTTCCAACCTGAGTTAAAAACGTAGCAATTTCCGAAACGATTGGTgttaaattctgtaaaattactAAAAGAGGGAAATAAGAGATTAGATAAAACGAAtgactgtagaactgggtacAGTATGACCCACTGGgcccgggttaaagataataccagtctatgaaaccgggccctgctGTAGAACTGGGTACAGTATGACCCACTGGgcccgggttaaagataataccagtctatgaaaccgggccctgctGTAGAACTGGGTACAGCATGACCCACTGGgcccgggttaaagataataccagtctatgaaaccgggccctgctGGAActggtatctaatacatacgCAGTCGTACACTTTTCCCCTGCATAAAAACAACTCTTCAACATATTCTTCAATTGATGTCCACTTTCTTTTCTCTTCCACATCGGAATCTTCGCCAAACCGTCAGTGAATGATCCAACATTTTCCCCTAGATCTGACGGCTGAAATGATAACAATTCACACACTTTGTTCGGGGTCTCGTAAATGCAAAAATAAGCTCGGTATTAAAGCAGTGTATGGAACATACTGGAAGTTTCGTTTTAGAAGTTGTAGTTTGATTTAGACTAGTTGATGGTGACACTGGTGGTAGTGATGGTGATGCCGGTGGTACTGATGGTGGTACAGCATTCCTTTTACGTCTGAATAAATCACCCTGTAAATACATTACACGGGCAcgatacaaaataaaaaaacgttTGATCTTGTAGACCAGATATCAGAATGATCTACTATGATCATCAATTACAGTTACCAGATCATCAATTCCGGGTATATCTGGCTCCTCATAATCAGTTACATTCGGAGCTGCAGTTTGTGGATCGCTCCATGATTCAGTATTGATCGCAGCTGTAGTTTGGGGGTGGCTCCCAGATACAGTACTGATCGGAGCTGTAGTTTGAGGGTGGCTCCCAGATTCAGTATTGATCGGAGCTGTAGTTTGAGGGTGGCTCCAAGATGCAGTTGTTGCTGTGGTTTGTTCATCATcctcttcatcatcatcgtcgtatTCATCTTTGATTTTGTTCCAGATTTTTGAAGCAACGTCTTGAAGATTAGTTGAACCTGTTTCGTCTTCTTCCAAAATCTCCGTGAGTtcagtatcaaaatagttttctttCGACAGCGATTTGATCTTTGATAATCTgttcattaaaatcaaaattaaactcCTATCAATTATCGGTTATTAGGTTTTGCAAGACTCTGGGTTCAGTTGCAAGTCATGGCGTAGATTTAAGATCAACCCAAGaacattttagttctatagtcaatctaaaaGCTTAACACCacatttaagatttaagaccacttaaGGATGTACGACAGAAGGCTACTGTCGTGCTGCTGAGGATTGTATTTACCTGATAGGATTTACGTTACATATAGTCACAGCTGGAAATCTCAATTCGGTTTGATACTCGTAAGATACATCAGTTTTGACTGGGTGCGTTTTGTAGGTTTTCACGAATGACGCTAAAGTTATCACCAAATAACCTTAAATCAAactcaaacaaatcaaattcgTTGCCTTATCGTTATAGACGCCTTCTATTAAATAAAACGTGATATAATCTATGGTTACTTTATGACGAAATCACTATGATAATATCATAGCATGTCAAGCTGCGATGGCCGAGAGGTTAAGGCGTTGGACTCGAAATCCAATGGGATCTTCCCGCGTAGGTTCGAACCCTACTCGCAGCGAGTTTCCTTTTACAACTTTTCGTTAATCGATTTTACGATATAAAGATCTCGTTATATTTTTacggaaatgaaattaatggGTACACAATACTGACTCCTCTAGAGTAGTTACTTTACTAATAGAGGGAACATATTTCACGGAAGTAAAATTAACGGGAATATGCTTACTGACTGCTGCTAGTGTTAAAGCTAACCAGATAATTTTTCTGAACCAAGACGTTGTTCTTTCGATATTTCCAACACCGTGACAGTTAGTATTACTGGCCCAGTCTCTTATCACTCCACTAACAGTCTTACCACCTTCAGCTTTATCGATCATAGCGTCTTTATTGAGGATTTCAACCTTGAAGTGTTAATTAGAAAGACTCGTATAAGGGAGGCTCGAATCTTAGTGGGAAAGTGCCCTTCAAAAAGTAACTGCCAAAAAATTCGTAGCAAAAAGTGCCATTTTCATGGTGAAAAAGTGCTCTTTTGTTGAAACAGAACTGTGACTCAACAAAGCTTGACACGGGCCTGATATAAGGACTGGGACTACACTCGTGGGTGGGCTAGAGCTGCCGATAATTCTCGGTATAACACTTTGATTAAGATTAATAGGTTACTCCAGGGATACATCAGACACATCCCAGTGAGAATTGCAACCGCGTTCCCCAGTATTAAAATATTGACTTTACGAATTGAATAATAGCATTAAATGAATCGAGATGGAATTAATTGAATTCAGAATTATTGTTCACTTTATGATCTACACGtggaatataaatatttatagtgATCAACAATAACTGGGTAAATTACAGGAACTAAAACaattatacattttctaattcaaCATCAAACATGATTTGCTGGAAATGTGGTTTAAAAGCTCTGATGCAAATAGGTGTTACTCATTATAATAAGGAAAGCGTTATTCTATACAGCAAGGTAAAATTAAGTTTTTGgttcttttttaaaattgGGATTGAAATGTCGGTATTTTAAGGTTCGAATCTCCATGATAACTCTTTCGAGATTCTTCATTCCTCAAGCTCTCAACCGACAGATTCGAGGTTCGAATCCACGTCTTCGCTTTGAGTAACGGCGACATTTAAACGACGCGTACTTTATTCGCAAATATAGACAATACAGAAaattagttttgaaaaataaaaacagttgaagcaatttcaacattcatcCGGAGAAACCTAGcgtttattagaaaatgagtaaattagaaaacaaataaccattgatgaaacacagtGAGTCCGTGTTGTGATGATAATGCATAAATCCCGCAAATAGAATGGAAAATGGTCTGAAAAGAGAATTCCTGAAAACGACAGGAAATAGTAGAAACTTTGAATAAACTCTTAACCCAAGGAAAAATTTCCGACTTTATTTCCATAATCATAGATTGTGGAATTTTTGGCTATACATTAACAAACCAATTTTTAAAAGGCGGATCAtttaaatgaactgattatgcCAGAATGAAGGTATACGACGAGAGAACCATTCAGAACTTACCGGAGTCGTGTTGCTATTTCCCATTGACTAAAGTCCAACTGATTctgatagaaaaaataaactattcAACTGATTTTTTCTCGCAATTTCGATTATGTTTTAGCACTAGCCGCACTGGGAGAGAATGCGCAGGCAACAGTCATTATACAGATTTATACAGTAAATAAAATCACACAGCCTCCATTCAACAGcaaacaattcatgaattgttGCATTCGAAAAGTGTCCGACTAACTTCATCAATTACAGTTTCTATGACTACAGGAACAACGCCACCTATAA is a genomic window of Tubulanus polymorphus chromosome 5, tnTubPoly1.2, whole genome shotgun sequence containing:
- the LOC141905272 gene encoding epithelial sodium channel subunit beta-like, translated to MIDKAEGGKTVSGVIRDWASNTNCHGVGNIERTTSWFRKIIWLALTLAAVSYLVITLASFVKTYKTHPVKTDVSYEYQTELRFPAVTICNVNPIRLSKIKSLSKENYFDTELTEILEEDETGSTNLQDVASKIWNKIKDEYDDDDEEDDEQTTATTASWSHPQTTAPINTESGSHPQTTAPISTVSGSHPQTTAAINTESWSDPQTAAPNVTDYEEPDIPGIDDLGDLFRRKRNAVPPSVPPASPSLPPVSPSTSLNQTTTSKTKLPPSDLGENVGSFTDGLAKIPMWKRKESGHQLKNMLKSCFYAGEKCLQLQLDIEPFEYIPDITDIAGVRVSINEPGYMPFPEDYGYYAAPGALTSISVKRVEVIRLPDPHPDKCVQPNGLINQHKKSVYSEVYGVDYTVSSCHKTCFQRHVFSICECFSKEIPFGLNLTAFSDLVSNGDNETSQNQSRPCSRQDACLDELLYDWSLGLLPCDCQMDCLNVDFSATISSAQWPNDMYKVISEISISSESDLHNRLFTSTRKNTVRLDVYYQEINFQKIQQLPSYDGNRLMADIGGTIGLWLGLSLLAVFELIELIFQIFLVLLQKLRPFVKISVK